A window of the Candidatus Paraluminiphilus aquimaris genome harbors these coding sequences:
- a CDS encoding NADH:flavin oxidoreductase/NADH oxidase family protein, which yields MLDQPLTLPCGAVVPNRLCKAAMTEGLAHPDGTASEELERLYGIWSDGGSGILLSGNIQVDGDHLERPGNVIVDGKLSTSAFKALEKMASAGTRHGNHLWAQISHAGRQTQKIVNPSPKAPSAVRLRLPQSQFGEPVALTSEEITTLIDRFVDCAVTCKEAGFTGVQFHAAHGYLLSQFLSPLTNQRDDEWGGELENRARALVSVVTKAREALGDDFPISVKLNSADFQKGGFDFNDSLTVAQWLAEAGVDLLEISGGTYEQPRLLNLDGVEPIEEQSLARSTLAREAYFVDFAKAMREQLSIPIMVTGGLRRKEVMNHVLETGGADMIGVGRPLCVDAEGPNQLLDGADELTRYEDNLSLLPRWLMWLTKLNAVRTINSFATQFWFYEQIANIGRTGKPDPQLTVFRATLAQQKAASAWMTARKNRA from the coding sequence GACAGAGGGTTTGGCTCACCCCGATGGAACGGCCTCCGAGGAACTGGAGCGCCTCTACGGAATATGGAGCGATGGCGGTTCGGGCATCTTACTCTCTGGCAATATTCAAGTGGATGGTGACCATCTGGAACGCCCAGGGAACGTCATAGTTGACGGCAAACTCTCTACGAGCGCCTTCAAAGCCCTTGAGAAAATGGCATCGGCGGGCACGCGTCACGGCAACCATTTGTGGGCTCAGATTAGCCACGCAGGAAGACAAACTCAGAAAATTGTTAACCCCTCGCCAAAGGCGCCTTCCGCCGTGCGACTGCGACTGCCACAGAGTCAGTTTGGTGAACCCGTCGCACTCACATCGGAAGAGATCACAACCCTAATTGATCGCTTTGTAGACTGCGCTGTCACCTGCAAAGAAGCAGGCTTTACCGGTGTTCAATTTCACGCCGCACACGGTTATTTACTCTCTCAGTTCTTAAGCCCCCTTACCAACCAGCGGGACGACGAGTGGGGTGGCGAACTTGAGAATCGTGCTCGTGCACTCGTCTCAGTCGTAACGAAAGCGCGAGAGGCATTGGGAGACGACTTCCCAATTTCGGTAAAACTCAATAGCGCCGATTTCCAAAAAGGCGGATTCGACTTCAATGACTCGTTAACCGTTGCCCAGTGGTTAGCTGAGGCGGGCGTTGACTTACTAGAAATCTCGGGCGGAACTTACGAGCAACCGCGGTTACTTAATCTCGATGGTGTTGAACCCATTGAAGAGCAGTCGTTGGCGCGCAGCACGCTTGCGCGCGAAGCGTATTTTGTCGATTTTGCAAAGGCAATGCGTGAGCAATTATCCATTCCCATTATGGTGACGGGCGGTTTGCGCCGAAAAGAAGTGATGAATCATGTGTTAGAGACCGGTGGTGCTGACATGATTGGCGTGGGGCGCCCCTTGTGTGTTGATGCAGAGGGACCCAACCAATTGTTAGACGGAGCTGACGAGCTGACGCGCTACGAGGACAACCTTTCACTTCTTCCAAGGTGGCTTATGTGGCTCACCAAACTGAATGCGGTGAGGACCATTAATTCTTTCGCAACCCAGTTCTGGTTCTATGAGCAAATAGCTAACATTGGGCGCACAGGGAAACCTGACCCACAGCTTACTGTTTTCAGAGCAACACTGGCTCAACAAAAGGCCGCGTCAGCGTGGATGACGGCTCGAAAAAATCGCGCTTAG